A single window of Eucalyptus grandis isolate ANBG69807.140 chromosome 1, ASM1654582v1, whole genome shotgun sequence DNA harbors:
- the LOC104438285 gene encoding protein BUD31 homolog 2 — protein sequence MPKVKTNRVKYPEGWELIEPTLRELQAKMREAENDPHDGKRKCEALWPIFKIAHQKSRYIYDLYYRRKEISKELYEFCLDQGYADKNLIAKWKKPGYERLCCLRCIQPRDHNFATTCVCRVPKHLREEKVIECVHCGCRGCASGD from the exons ATGCCGAAAGTGAAGACCAACCGTGTCAAATATCCAGAAGGATGGGAACTGATAGAACCTACACTTCGTGAATTGCAAGCAAAGATGAGAGAAG CTGAAAATGACCCTCATgatggaaagagaaaatgtgAGGCTCTGTGGCCTATTTTCAAGATTGCTCATCAGAAAAGCCGATACATATATGATCTGTATTATCGGAGGAAAGAAATCTCAAAAGAATTGTATGAGTTCTGCTTGGACCAAGGATATGCGGATAAAAACCTGATTGCTAAATGGAAGAAG CCTGGTTATGAGCGGCTCTGCTGCTTACGGTGCATCCAGCCACGCGACCACAATTTCGCTACCACATGCGTGTGTCGAGTGCCCAAGCATTTGAGGGAGGAGAAGGTGATAGAGTGCGTCCACTGTGGTTGCAGGGGGTGTGCGAGTGGAGATTGA
- the LOC104438277 gene encoding protein kinase G11A: MGSLSRTCEISEVMDEPTSVQHSRGSSGFGMNDRDGKLPVLQLGSRDSLEDDINQLFESFNLRSSSRCMSPANQLGSSPLRKNALKKPITVGVPQSPGFGHPEPVSIKQALRDVCLSKASEMAAMKRLSKRPSTSGVSEAGRIKTLYNAKIVEVSGSGPSSREGKGSMVEISLVPEEGSSNYSGKVSQQVWMPETSNRNAQSSLQHVVGVIPHGFRSMEPIVSKNEVVSGTKRIENQSRNAKSVDTYSHSTLSSFTSSSKDVSRDVQPPMLKSSNQTPRSPRLVAPTLPKGTASISMQRDAVSRSNKVGTEILKVETSHEEECTQESTSSQNFPAAGGQNIELQQDVAISAKAGNKTSPSKPGRKGRVQISPSSSNSVNGKRVGRLARSTPRTGKPVIRSKSIAKRKSKLGSAVVGNTETQAEANKHTVPSTDHLICQRCQCSLAGSNNESNQTHVSAEGPNSRSGANITNIEQGVSRPEFIPSIPDGSKADVLNAKKSPKLRDKGEFSQSSKSSIGDFSSSTTSMSDESNLSRSSCSNRPHMSKDVRWEAVRHVRRQHGTLGLKHFNLLKKLGCGDIGTVYLAELIGTNCLFAIKVMDNEFLARRKKMPRAQTEREILRILDHPFLPTLYTQFTSDNLSCLVMEYCPGGDLHVLRQKQPGRHFLEPAARFYVAEVLLALEYLHMLGIVYRDLKPENILVREDGHIMLTDFDLSLRCTVSPTLLSSSTIAEPAKVSGPCTESRCIEPFCVEPACRVPCFSPRISPASAKTRKAKADVGTHVRSLPQLVAEPTDARSNSFVGTHEYLAPEIIKGEGHGAAVDWWTFGIFLYELLYGKTPFKGPGNEETLANVVLQSLKFPESPFVSFQARDLIKGLLVKEPENRLGSEKGAAEIKQHPFFQGLNWALIRCAVPPELPESFEYGVQYMGPPGMKSKFLDCKATAEHLEFELF, encoded by the exons ATGGGTTCGCTTTCCAGAACTTGCGAAATTTCTGAGGTAATGGATGAGCCAACTTCTGTTCAGCATTCTAGAGGAAGTTCTGGATTTGGGATGAATGATAGAGATGGAAAGCTGCCCGTGCTCCAACTAGGATCCAGGGATTCTCTGGAAGATGATATTAATCAGCTCTTTGAATCATTTAATCTTAGAAGTTCCTCGCGGTGTATGAGTCCCGCGAACCAGCTAGGCTCGAGTCCTCTTAGAAAGAATGCTTTGAAAAAGCCCATCACGGTAGGAGTGCCTCAGTCGCCTGGATTTGGTCATCCTGAGCCTGTGTCGATAAAGCAAGCTTTGAGAGATGTTTGTCTGTCAAAGGCATCAGAAATGGCTGCCATGAAACGATTGTCGAAGCGTCCATCTACTTCAGGAGTCTCTGAGGCTGGAAGGATTAAGACATTATACAATGCCAAAATTGTCGAAGTCAGTGGTTCAGGACCTTCCTCACGTGAAGGGAAGGGGAGCATGGTGGAAATATCTTTGGTGCCCGAAGAGGGCAGCTCTAACTATTCTGGGAAGGTGTCTCAGCAAGTTTGGATGCCTGAAACATCAAATCGCAATGCTCAATCTTCACTCCAACATGTGGTTGGGGTAATTCCTCATGGTTTTCGCAGTATGGAGCCTATAGTAAGTAAAAACGAGGTAGTTTCCGGAACAAAGAGAATTGAAAATCAATCTCGAAATGCTAAATCCGTGGATACATATAGTCATTCGACACTATCTTCTTTCACAAGCTCTTCAAAGGATGTATCCAGGGATGTTCAACCGCCCATGTTAAAATCGTCCAATCAGACACCTCGTTCCCCTCGATTAGTAGCTCCAACATTGCCTAAAGGTACTGCGAGTATTTCAATGCAAAGGGATGCTGTCAGTAGGTCGAATAAGGTAGGAACTGAAATACTGAAGGTGGAGACATCACATGAGGAGGAGTGCACACAGGAATCAAcatcttctcaaaattttcCTGCTGCAGGGGGTCAAAATATTGAGCTACAGCAGGATGTTGCCATCTCAGCCAAAGCAGGTAACAAAACTTCACCATCGAAACCGGGACGTAAAGGACGAGTTCAGATTTCGCCTTCATCATCTAATTCAGTAAATGGTAAGAGAGTTGGCAGATTGGCTAGGAGTACACCTCGCACTGGCAAACCTGTCATCAGAAGTAAAAGTATTGCCAAAAGGAAGTCGAAGTTGGGTAGTGCTGTTGTTGGCAACACCGAAACACAGGCTGAAGCCAACAAACACACGGTTCCCAGTACAGATCACCTAATTTGTCAGAGATGTCAGTGTTCTTTGGCGGGTTCAAATAATGAATCTAATCAAACTCATGTGTCAGCTGAGGGCCCCAATTCAAGATCTGGAGCAAATATAACAAACATTGAACAGGGTGTGAGCAGGCCAGAATTCATTCCTAGCATTCCCGATGGCAGCAAAGCAGATGTGTTAAATGCAAAAAAGAGCCCGAAGCTGAGAGACAAGGGCGAGTTTTCTCAAAGTTCAAAAAGCAGCATAGGTGACTTTAGTAGCAGTACCACAAGTATGAGTGATGAGAGCAATCTCAGCAGGTCTAGTTGCAGCAACAGGCCTCACATGTCAAAGGACGTCAGATGGGAAGCCGTCCGTCATGTGCGTAGACAACATGGAACCTTGGGGTTGAAGCATTTCAACCTTTTAAAGAAACTTGGTTGTGGAGACATTGGCACAGTGTATTTGGCAGAATTAATTGGTACAAATTGCTTGTTCGCTATAAAGGTGATGGATAATGAGTTTCTggcaagaaggaaaaaaatgccTAGGGCtcaaacagagagagaaatatTGAGAATCCTGGATCACCCATTCCTTCCAACATTGTACACTCAATTCACATCAGATAATTTATCATGTCTAGTCATGGAGTATTGTCCGGGTGGAGATTTGCATGTCCTTAGGCAAAAACAGCCAGGAAGGCATTTTCTTGAACCGGCAGCTAG GTTCTATGTCGCTGAAGTCCTTCTAGCCTTGGAGTATCTGCACATGCTTGGAATTGTGTACCGTGACTTGAAGCCAGAGAATATTCTTGTCCGTGAAGATGGCCATATCATGCTTACAGATTTCGACTTGTCTCTTAGATGCACTGTCAGTCCAACTCTCCTTTCATCATCTACCATTGCTGAACCTGCTAAGGTTTCTGGTCCATGTACAGAATCGAGATGCATTGAGCCTTTCTGCGTGGAACCAGCTTGTCGAGTTCCTTGCTTCAGCCCAAGGATCTCACCTGCTTCAGCTAAGACGCGGAAGGCAAAAGCTGATGTTGGAACCCATGTTAGATCATTGCCACAGCTTGTGGCTGAGCCTACTGACGCAAGATCCAACTCTTTTGTTGGGACCCATGAGTACTTGGCCCCGGAGATCATCAAAGGGGAGGGTCATGGAGCTGCAGTGGATTGGTGGACGTTTGGAATTTTTCTCTATGAGCTTCTCTATGGTAAAACACCCTTTAAAGGTCCGGGGAATGAAGAAACCCTGGCAAACGTGGTGTTACAGAGCCTCAAGTTTCCAGAAAGCCCATTTGTGAGCTTCCAAGCTCGAGACCTCATAAAGGGATTGTTGGTAAAGGAGCCTGAGAATCGCTTGGGATCGGAGAAGGGGGCTGCGGAAATTAAGCAGCATCCCTTTTTCCAGGGCTTGAATTGGGCTCTAATACGTTGCGCCGTTCCACCAGAATTACCCGAGTCATTTGAATATGGAGTTCAATATATGGGGCCTCCCGGAATGAAGAGCAAGTTCCTAGATTGTAAAGCTACGGCAGAGCATTTGGAGTTCGAGTTGTTTTAG